A window of Cottoperca gobio chromosome 16, fCotGob3.1, whole genome shotgun sequence contains these coding sequences:
- the LOC115021332 gene encoding mediator of DNA damage checkpoint protein 1-like isoform X1, whose amino-acid sequence MDATQRINDLIVESDEEENEEEDETKRGPPLAKLCILKNEHIPETELPLYLGDNVLGRDPNTCTQSLPAPSISKQHATICISVYRRRGCHSEVDTEALVWDLGSMNGTRKGHLKLTPNVRYALSERDSLMVADIPCQYVICAVDAVSSQGDTTTPVSRNVDLKARLPHASGEKEGYTSTGSKKHVNGGTKARVSLPDRGDTSKTPVLTSCLTLEQTPTQPQGSLVPESDSDSGGEREDRRRKSIVSDSDSHKSSPTSSTFLSPTNKTVPESEDESPITPSSNRNRPLRHVTFSAEETDVDVGRQQLKKHKALAIVSDSEEEEESGQHVPVKQESKVSLTGEDELPVFSPTVFTDVIPEFHMDSDTDVDEDDDALDKVPKGLPSSADHTKPRGISLIQPEGITMDSDTDVDDDEEALSDAATKAKPTSLQSTHTADSAPSTLANVHLDSDTDVDEGEERELGTSNKCSKIDESPTRLDTKPESAPAVPRSLHVDSDTDDEAAPSISDRSVASAVTESRTAADAGADLGILSDSDTDVEGDSPLVIPVIVSALSADPGAMSDSDADTDVDESSVPPAGDGVNPADLRVDSDTDVEDEVDFGEAGEAQIPDLCRESTPRFLVPLQQNCSTPVHVSEGKLENLETFLIPSSVPFRRAEAPAVRPIASSPSSDSLEDEDLVVAETQSFILQTRDCQGNSPEHATQASGLQSSADEKDKQSSRGGSFHLGLSDSSHLQGLAQTRAMESSQGFVSVVGGVNLEDTQAYAAISNADRTSLENDPNLEATQAFGEDVGPARCSLMSAKEGQVDFSLEATQAFISESCSDSEDGINTATAETQPFDCPTSSTVATAETQPMSAFEEEEEEEDSLDEENPVSSALQVKPRPQSGTEEREKHREAAQPHKRDLIKALFVAETQPMCITEDEESDDEDSTPGPQKRKAKQLWFEDEQTQTLTNSELSIVETQPKRKGEDGESDEEDLIPGPRKRRAKALQLEEESMQTRTNSDLSLVQTQPMVISGNEESDDEDSTPGPRKRKAKQLWFEDEQTQTLTNSELSIVETQPKRKGEDGESDEEDLIPGPRKRRAKALQLEQETPSLTCSETQPMGACEDEQSDEKDSTPGLRKRRAKALQLKEETPSLTCSETQPMGACEDGESDEEDLIPGPRKRRAKALQLEQETPSLTCSETQPMGACEDEQSDEKDSTPGLRKRRAKALQLEQETQPLETKTGRQPQRGKGRQSEAANSGSTITGQRVTRARLREEEEQAECSDPPKTQTRGKNKAVPKTRGRRGKSRPDEEEEKEEKKVEQAKRTRGKKSMRQQKDNEEEEERTRKKQAENNNLIKEQEDRREKRDKLERERKEKEAQERVQAENAERLRLEQERAEKEKIEREQEEKKRADRVQKEEEEQLERERKEKEEKERLETAKRELEERLERERKEQELQARLDREAKEKEEGKRLTRLEKENREKEAKEKQIKEQQENTPATPTRSRRAARRTIAGPCTTEPEPDSTISANEDVPARRTRSRSNSSNSISSERSSSSVSTPGSRGRGRGRGAKRTSAPPPAASVRSSDRRRTAAAELITQQGSNDIPPQGALSRSNSINSINSEISSCSLSSQSRGRGGRQGGRGRKTEAEPDSIPPINSQSDQSLTPKPTARGRKSRRAEESSNEVPHDDGKEKADSQQASTTRGRRRAIANVSEPAAAEKQDPSSQEGASEESTPKRNVRGRSQKVVQIVPVEAPGAAVSDGEEAKETRKGRKRELEANTEEASSSSSKDYTGKKKAQTAEEEEETKEDIVVQVKRKGRASSACPKNNTSVSPIEVKGKEQSENMGKGTVEKKGRGRLSVVQKKKKKKEEQEESGSSVDQEPRLEPSQPQTPTSGASRKRRSLADSSPVAKTPRSSSASPAARGQLRAAGQAYKVLFTGVVDEDGERVLARLGGSMAKGVADMNCLVTDKVRRTVKFLCALAKGIPIVTTQWLEKSGKAGSFLSPNAFVVKDPEQEKKFNFCLQESLKLASSHPLLQGYEVHVTKSVKPEPVHMKDIISCSGASFLPKMPSSCKPQTVVISCEEDWPLCGPALSASLPVVTAEFILTGILQQILDLQTHKLSGPALTLQPAGGRGRSGKKT is encoded by the exons ATGGATGCTACTCAGAGGATCAATGACCTAATCGTGGAGTCAGATGAGGAAgaaaatgaagaggaggatgaaactAAGAGGGGACCACCATTGGCTAAACTGTGCATCTTAAAAAATGAACACATCCCTGAGACAG AGTTGCCCCTCTATTTGGGAGATAATGTTCTGGGCCGGGATCCCAACACCTGCACCCAGTCCTTGCCAGCTCCCTCAATATCCAAGCAGCACGCTACCATCTGCATCTCCGTCTACAGGAGAAGAGGTTGTCACAGTGAAGTAGACACAGAGGCTTTGGTTTGGGACCTAGGGAGCATGAATGGGACCCGCAAGGGCCACCTAAAGCTGACTCCCAATGTACGCTATGCCCTCAGTGAACGGGACAGTTTGATGGTGGCAGACATCCCATGTCAGTATGTCATCTGCGCTGTAGATGCAGTCTCTTCTCAAGGGGACACGACGACTCCTGTGAGCAGAAATGTAGACCTAAAGGCCAGGTTGCCACATGCCTCGGGAGAAAAGGAAGGTTACACAAGCACAGGCAGCAAGAAACATGTCAACGGAGGTACAAAGGCTAGGGTGTCTTTACCCGATCGGGGGGACACAAGCAAGACTCCTGTCCTAACCAGTTGCCTAACCCTTGAGCAAACTCCAACCCAGCCACAGGGGAGCCTGGTCCCAGAATCTGACTCGGACTCAGGCGGAGAAAGAGAAGACCGAAGGCGCAAGTCTATAG TGTCCGATTCTGACTCCCACAAATCCAGTCCCACCTCTTCAACATTCCTGAGTCCCACAAACAAAACCGTCCCTGAAAG TGAGGATGAAAGTCCCATCACACCGTCCTCCAATAGAAATAGGCCTCTCAGACATGTCACCTTCAGCGCGGAGGAGACAGACGTAGATGTGGGCCGACAGCAGCTGAAGAAACACAAGGCACTTGCGATTGTGTCCGatagtgaggaggaggaagaaagcggacaacatgtcccagtgaaacaggaaagCAAAGTCAGTCTTACAGGAGAAGATGAATTGCCTGTATTCTCTCCAACAGTCTTTACAGATGTGATCCCTGAATTTCACATGGACAGTGACACTGATGtcgatgaagatgatgatgccTTAGACAAAGTTCCCAAAGGTTTGCCTTCCTCTGCTGACCACACAAAGCCTCGTGGTATTTCGCTCATTCAGCCAGAGGGCATCACTATGGACAGTGACACTGAtgtggatgatgatgaggaggcaTTGTCAGACGCTGCTACAAAAGCCAAACCCACTTCActtcagagcacacacacagctgactcTGCTCCTTCAACGCTGGCAAATGTCCACCTAGACAGTGACACAGATGTTGATgagggagaagaaagggaaCTTGGAACAAGTAATAAATGCTCTAAAATAGATGAAAGTCCCACTAGATTAGATACCAAGCCTGAATCCGCCCCCGCTGTGCCTCGCAGCCTGCATGTAGACAGTGACACCGATGATGAAGCTGCTCCTTCCATCAGTGACCGCTCGGTGGCGTCTGCTGTCACAGAATCACGCACCGCGGCAGACGCAGGAGCTGATTTGGGTATTTTGTCTGACAGCGACACAGATGTGGAAGGCGATTCTCCTCTGGTCATACCTGTCATTGTCTCAGCCTTGTCAGCCGACCCTGGTGCCATGTCAGATtctgatgcagacacagatgtTGATGAATCCAGcgtgccccctgctggagacGGGGTCAATCCAGCCGACCTTAGAGTGGACAGTGACACAGATGTGGAAGATGAGGTGGATTTTGGAGAGGCAGGTGAGGCCCAGATTCCCGACCTGTGCAGAGAAAGTACGCCCAGGTTTCTGGTTCCCCTTCAGCAGAACTGCTCTACTCCTGTACACGTGTCAG AAGGAAAACTGGAAAATCTGGAGACTTTCCTGATACCCTCTTCAGTTCCATTTAGAC GTGCTGAAGCCCCTGCTGTAAGACCTATCGCATCGTCTCCCAGCTCAGACAGCCTGGAGGATGAGGACTTGGTCGTGGCCGAGACACAGTCCTTCATTCTTCAGACCAGAGACTGCCAGGGCAACTCTCCAGAGCACGCCACACAAGCTTCTGGCCTTCAGTCTTCTGCTgatgaaaaagacaaacagtcCAGCAGAGGAGGGTCTTTCCATCTGGGATTGTCTGACAGCAGCCACCTGCAGGGTCTGGCCCAAACTCGAGCAATGGAAAGCAGCCAAGGCTTTGTCTCTGTGGTCGGGGGTGTGAATCTGGAAGATACCCAAGCATATGCAGCTATCTCAAATGCAGACAGAACCTCCTTGGAGAATGATCCAAATCTGGAGGCTACACAGGCCTTTGGAGAGGATGTTGGACCTGCCAGATGTTCATTAATGTCTGCAAAAGAAGGTCAGGTGGATTTTTCCCTAGAAGCAACACAGGCATTTATTTCAGAGTCCTGCAGTGATTCAGAGGATGGAATAAACACCGCTACTGCTGAGACTCAGCCTTTCGATTGTCCTACTTCATCTACTGTTGCCACGGCTGAAACCCAACCAATGTCTGCctttgaggaggaggaggaggaggaggacagttTGGATGAAGAAAATCCTGTTTCCTCTGCACTACAAGTTAAGCCCAGACCACAGAGTGGAacagaagagagggaaaaacaTAGGGAGGCAGCTCAACCTCACAAGAGGGACCTCATTAAGGCTTTGTTTGTAGCTGAAACTCAGCCCATGTGTATAACTGAGGATGAAGAAAGTGATGATGAGGACTCAACTCCCGGtccacaaaaaagaaaagcaaagcagcTGTGGTTTGAAGAcgagcagacacaaacactcacaaactCTGAGCTCTCTATTGTGGAAACTCAGCCAAAGAGGAAAGGTGAAGATGGAGAAAGTGATGAAGAGGACTTGATTCCAGGTCCACGAAAAAGGAGAGCAAAGGCGCTGCAGCTTGAAGAGGAGAGCATGCAAACACGCACAAACTCTGATTTATCACTTGTTCAAACTCAGCCCATGGTTATAAGTGGAAATGAGGAAAGCGATGATGAGGACTCAACTCCAGGTCCacgaaaaagaaaagcaaagcagcTGTGGTTCGAAGAcgagcagacacaaacactcacaaactCTGAGCTCTCTATTGTGGAAACTCAGCCAAAGAGGAAAGGTGAAGATGGAGAAAGTGATGAAGAGGACTTGATTCCAGGTCCACGAAAAAGGAGAGCAAAGGCGCTGCAACTTGAACAGGAGACGCCGTCCCTCACATGTTCTGAAACTCAGCCCATGGGTGCATGTGAAGATGAGCAAAGTGATGAAAAGGACTCAACTCCAGGTCTGAGAAAAAGGAGAGCAAAGGCGCTGCAACTTAAAGAGGAGACGCCGTCCCTCACATGTTCTGAAACTCAACCCATGGGTGCATGTGAAGATGGAGAAAGTGATGAAGAGGACTTGATTCCAGGTCCACGAAAAAGGAGAGCAAAGGCGCTGCAACTTGAACAGGAGACGCCGTCCCTCACATGTTCTGAAACTCAGCCCATGGGTGCATGTGAAGATGAGCAAAGTGATGAAAAGGACTCAACTCCAGGTCTGAGAAAAAGGAGAGCAAAGGCGCTGCAACTTGAACAGGAGACTCAGCctttagaaacaaaaacaggccGGCAGCCTcagagaggaaaagggagaCAATCTGAAGCCGCAAACAGTGGCTCCACTATTACAGGACAAAGAGTGACAAGGGCAAGAttaagagaagaggaggagcaggcagAGTGTTCTGATCCTCCTAAAACACAGACGAGAGGGAAGAATAAAGCGGTGCCAAAAaccagaggaaggagagggaaatCCAGGcctgatgaggaggaggagaaggaagagaagaaggtgGAGCAGGCCAAACGAACCAGAGGGAAAAAATCCATGAGACAACAGAAAGATaacgaggaagaggaagaaaggacaAGAAAGAAGCAGGCTGAAAATAACAACCTAATAAAGGAGCAAGAAGACCGGAGGGAAAAACGAGACAAAttagagagggaaagaaaagagaaggaagcGCAAGAAAGAGTGCAGGCTGAAAATGCAGAAAGGTTAAGGCttgagcaggagagagcagaaaaagagaagatagagcgggaacaagaagaaaagaaaagagctgaTAGGGtacaaaaggaagaagaagaacaattaGAGCgggaaagaaaggagaaggaggaaaaagagaggtTGGAGACAGCAAAGAGGGAACTTGAAGAGAGActtgagagggagaggaaggaacaAGAACTCCAGGCGAGACTGGATAGAGAAgcaaaggagaaggaggaagggaagAGATTGACGAGATTGGAGAAAGAAAATCGAGAAAAAGAggccaaagaaaaacaaataaaagagcAACAAGAAAACACGCCTGCAACACCCACAAGAAGTCGAAGAGCAGCCAGAAGAACGATTGCTGGCCCGTGTACAACTGAGCCGGAACCAGACTCAACCATATCAGCCAACGAGGACGTCCCAGCAAGGAGAACCAGATCCCGCTCCAACTCTTCCAACTCCATCAGCTCAGAGAGGTCTTCTTCAAGTGTGAGCACCCCTGGGAGCCGGGGGAGAGGCCGAGGCAGAGGAGCAAAGAGGACCAGTGCGCCACCCCCGGCAGCCAGCGTCAGAAGCAGCGATAGGAGGAGGACGGCGGCCGCAGAGCTAATAACACAACAGGGCAGTAATGATATTCCTCCCCAAGGAGCCCTTTCAAGGTCCAACTCCATTAACTCCATCAACTCTGAGATTTCCAGCTGCAGCTTGAGCTctcagagcagaggaagaggaggcaggcagggaggaagagggaggaaaaCGGAGGCAGAGCCAGACTCCATCCCTCCTATCAATAGTCAGAGTGACCAGAGCTTGACTCCCAAACCTACAGCCAGAGGCAGAaagagcaggagagcagaggaatCCTCTAATGAGGTCCCCCATGACGATGGAAAAGAGAAGGCAGACTCTCAGCAGGCTAGTACCACAAGGGGGCGACGGCGAGCCATTGCAAATGTCTCTgagcctgctgctgcagaaaagCAAGACCCTTCAAGTCAGGAGGGAGCCAGTGAAGAATCGACTCCTAAAAGGAATGTGAGGGGACGAAGCCAAAAAGTGGTGCAAATTGTGCCTGTGGAGGCACCAGGAGCTGCAGtcagtgatggagaggaggctaaagagacaagaaaaggaaggaagagagagttGGAGGCAAATACAGAAGAGGCCTCCAGCAGTAGCTCCAAAGATTACACCGGGAAGAAGAAAGCTCaaacagcagaggaagaagaagaaacaaaggagGACATTGTAGTCCAAGTTAAGAGAAAAGGTAGAGCATCCAGCGCTTGCCCAAAGAACAATACAAGCGTTTCCCCCATTGAAGTGAAGGGGAAAGAGCAGAGTGAGAACATGGGGAAGGGGACTGTTGAGAAGAAAGGCAGAGGTCGGCTATCGGTGgtccagaagaagaagaagaagaaagaggagcaggaagaaagCGGCTCATCTGTTGACCAGGAGCCACGTTTGGAGCCATCACAG CCCCAGACTCCGACCAGCGGTGCATCTCGGAAGCGACGGTCTCTTGCGGACTCCTCGCCTGTGGCAAAGACCCCTCGCTCGTCTTCTGCTTCCCCGGCAGCTCGTGGTCAATTGCGAGCTGCCGGCCAGGCCTACAAG GTGCTGTTCACCGGCGTGGTGGATGAAGACGGGGAGAGAGTGTTGGCTCGTCTGGGAGGCAGCATGGCTAAAGGAGTGGCAGACATGAACTGTCTGGTGACTGATAAAGTGCGCAGGACTGTGAAGTTCCTGTGTGCCTTGGCTAAAGGAATCCCTATTGTCACCACACAGTGGCTGGAGAAG AGTGGTAAGGCTGGGAGCTTCCTGTCTCCTAATGCGTTTGTTGTGAAGGATccagagcaggagaagaagtTTAATTTCTGCCTGCAGGAGTCTCTGAAGCTTGCCAGCAGTCATCCTCTCTTACAG gGGTACGAGGTCCATGTCACAAAGTCTGTGAAACCAGAGCCGGTTCATATGAAAGACATCATCTCCTGCAGTGGAGCTTCCTTTCTCCCTAAGATGCCCTCGTCTTGCAAG CCGCAGACTGTAGTGATTTCCTGCGAGGAGGACTGGCCGCTGTGTGGCCCggctctctctgcatctctcccAGTCGTCACCGCTGAGTTCATTCTCACAGGGATCCTTCAGCAGATACTCGACCTTCAGACCCACAAACTCTCCGGCCCCGCACTCACCCTGCAGCCCGCAGGAGGCCGGGGAAGGAGCGGCAAGAAGACTTAG